Proteins encoded in a region of the Triticum dicoccoides isolate Atlit2015 ecotype Zavitan chromosome 3A, WEW_v2.0, whole genome shotgun sequence genome:
- the LOC119267258 gene encoding DEAD-box ATP-dependent RNA helicase 39-like, with protein sequence MAMAAAGRCLLLSRPSPLRLRVLRAALSTAVPPSSPALAAPAPPPRHELLLERLRLRHLKDSSPPGPPKPLRERARGGERGSPQQQQQRSVEVESFEELGLEEEVLAAMREAGITKPTEIQCVGVPAVLSGTSVVLGSHTGSGKTLAYLLPLVQLLRHDEATLGMSMKPRRPRAVVLCPTRELTEQVFRVAKSISHHARFRSTMVSGGTRLKPQEDSLNMPVDMVVGTPGRILDHIKEGNIVYGDIKYLVLDEADTMFDQGFGEDIRKFLAPLKNRASKPGDQGFQTILVSATMTKGVQKLIDEEFEGIEHLRTSTFQKRIATARHDFIKLSGSENKLEALLQVLEPSLAKGNKVMVFCNTLNSSRAVDHFLTENHISTVNYHGEVPAEERVENLNKFRNEEGDCPTLVCTDLAARGLDLEVDHVIMFDFPKNSIDYLHRTGRTARMGAKGKVTSLVAKKDVGLATRIEDAMKKNESLESLTTSNVRRDSANSQNPSTKGRTYARSARSSDAPRGRSARSSDAPRVASQKGNKRGVTLSRRSPKVAVKDTTSTRKRSSTKSQPSSSRKHSPSKNPPKARPAEARKAKPVRAGSSKGGEKAGKSSRARPEGGKGDALNKVGSKLSVVGFRGRSTGKSAQAS encoded by the exons ATGGCGATGGCCGCCGCCGGGCGGTGCCTGCTCCTCTCCCGCCCCTCCCCTCTCCGCCTCCGCGTGCTCCGCGCCGCCCTCTCCACCGCCGTCCCCCCttcctcgcccgccctcgccgcccccgcgccccctccCCGCCACGAGCTCCTCCTcgagcgcctccgcctccgccacctGAAGGACTCTTCGCCCCCCGGCCCCCCGAAGCCGCTGAGGGAGAGGGCCAGGGGCGGGGAGAGGGGctcgccgcagcagcagcagcagaggagcgTCGAGGTGGAGAGCTTCGAGGAGCTCGGGCTCgaggaggaggtgctggccgcgatGCGGGAGGCCGGCATCACCAAGCCCACCGAGATCCAGTGCGTCGGCGTGCCCGCCGTGCTCTCCGGCACCAGTGTCGTCCTTGGCTCGCACACCGGCTCTGGGAAGACGCTCGCCTACTTGCTGCCTCTCGTTCAG CTACTGCGTCATGATGAAGCGACACTGGGTATGTCAATGAAGCCAAGGCGGCCAAGAGCTGTAGTTTTATGCCCAACAAGAGAGCTGACCGAGCAG GTCTTCCGTGTTGCAAAGTCCATAAGTCATCATGCACGTTTTCGGTCAACGATGGTTAGTGGAGGCACCCGTCTAAAACCCCAGGAAGATTCTTTGAACATGCCTGTTGACATGGTTGTTGGGACACCTGGAAGGATCCTTGATCATATAAAGGAGGGCAATATCGTTTACGGCGATATTAAATATCTG GTTCTGGATGAGGCAGATACAATGTTTGACCAAGGGTTTGGAGAAGACATACGGAAGTTTCTTGCTCCTTTGAAGAATCGTGCTTCAAAGCCTGGTGATCAAGGGTTCCAAACCATATTGGTGTCTGCTACCATGACCAAG GGAGTACAAAAGCTGATTGATGAGGAGTTCGAAGGTATTGAGCACTTACGGACATCAACCTTTCAAAAGAGAATTGCAACTGCACGACATGACTTCATCAAACTTTCTGGTTCAGAAAACAaactcgaggctctcctgcag GTTCTTGAGCCAAGCTTAGCAAAAGGAAACAAAGTTATGGTGTTTTGCAACACTTTGAATTCAAGTCGTGCGGTGGACCATTTTCTTACTGAAAATCATATATCTACTGTGAACTACCACGGAGAGGTCCCTGCGGAGGAGAG AGTTGAGAACCTAAACAAGTTCCGGAATGAAGAGGGTGATTGCCCAACATTAGTCTGCACTGATCTGGCAGCTAGAGGACTAGACTTGGAGGTTGACCATGTCATCATGTTTGACTTCCCAAAAAACTCT ATTGATTATCTCCACAGAACAGGGAGAACAGCGCGTATGGGAGCCAAAG GGAAAGTTACAAGCCTTGTCGCAAAGAAAGATGTGGGTTTAGCGACAAGGATCGAGGATGCCATGAAGAAAAACGAGAGCTTAGAATCGCTGACGACTAGCAATGTCAGGAGGGATTCCGCCAATTCTCAAAACCCAAGCACCAAGGGAAGGACTTATGCAAGGTCGGCAAGGAGTTCAGATGCTCCGAGGGGTAGGTCGGCAAGGAGTTCAGATGCTCCGAGGGTTGCTAGCCAGAAGGGTAACAAAAGGGGAGTCACACTGTCGAGAAGGTCACCAAAGGTCGCCGTCaaggacacaacttcgaccagaaaGCGGTCGTCGACCAAGAGCCAGCCATCTTCGTCCAGAAAGCACTCGCCGTCTAAGAACCCGCCGAAGGCCAGGCCGGCAGAGGCCAGAAAGGCCAAGCCGGTGAGAGCTGGGAGCAGCAAGGGCGGCGAGAAGGCCGGGAAGAGCAGCAGAGCCAGGCCGGAGGGTGGGAAGGGGGATGCTCTGAATAAGGTGGGAAGTAAGCTGAGCGTGGTTGGGTTCAGAGGGCGCAGCACCGGGAAGTCGGCGCAGGCTTCATGA
- the LOC119267259 gene encoding 17.5 kDa class II heat shock protein produces MEGRMFGLETPLMAALQHLLDIPDGEAGGPGNAAGEKQGPTPTRAYVRDARAMAATPADVKELPGAYAFVVDMPGLGSGDIKVQVEDERVLVISGERRREEKEDARYLRMERRMGKLMRKFVLPDNADMEKVSAVCRDGVLTVSVQKLPPPEPKKPKTIQVQVA; encoded by the coding sequence ATGGAGGGCAGGATGTTCGGGCTGGAGACCCCGCTGATGGCGGCGCTGCAGCACCTGCTGGACATTCCCGACGGCGAGGCCGGCGGGCCCGGCAACGCCGCCGGCGAGAAGCAGGGCCCGACGCCGACGCGTGCCTACGTCCGAGACGCGCGCGCCATGGCGGCCACCCCGGCCGACGTGAAGGAGCTGCCGGGCGCGTACGCGTTCGTGGTGGACATGCCGGGGCTGGGGTCCGGCGACATCAAGGTGCAGGTGGAGGACGAGCGGGTGCTGGTGATCAGCGGCGAGCGGCGGAGGGAGGAGAAGGAGGACGCCAGGTACCTGCGGATGGAGCGCCGCATGGGCAAGCTGATGCGCAAGTTCGTGCTCCCCGACAACGCCGACATGGAGAAGGTCTCCGCCGTTTGCCGCGACGGCGTGCTCACCGTCTCCGTGCAGAagctgccgccgccggagcccaagaagcccaagaccaTCCAGGTCCAGGTCGCCTGA